From a region of the Leptospira venezuelensis genome:
- a CDS encoding CDGSH iron-sulfur domain-containing protein: protein MEIVKGKDATILFDGKKCIHSRNCVLSRPDVFVPNVEGEWIYPDKASVEEIKSLALNCPSGAIRFESNDPSFKEAAPPVNVLRVRENGPLAIHADIELEGVEKQYRLTLCRCGASVHKPFCDATHVSIGFVATGEPQVQEFQALPVRNGILNIDPTKNGPLKVNGNLEICSGTGKVTNKTTETYLCRCGGSSNKPYCDGTHRKIKFKSE, encoded by the coding sequence ATGGAAATTGTAAAAGGAAAAGACGCCACAATTCTTTTCGATGGCAAGAAGTGCATTCATTCCAGAAATTGTGTGCTGAGTCGGCCTGACGTGTTTGTCCCGAATGTGGAAGGAGAATGGATCTACCCCGACAAAGCAAGTGTAGAAGAGATTAAATCTTTAGCTTTGAATTGTCCTTCCGGCGCGATCCGTTTTGAATCGAATGATCCTTCTTTCAAAGAAGCTGCTCCTCCTGTAAATGTTTTAAGAGTGAGAGAAAATGGGCCTCTTGCAATACACGCCGATATAGAGTTAGAAGGTGTAGAAAAACAATATAGGCTTACACTTTGCAGATGTGGAGCTTCTGTTCATAAACCTTTTTGTGATGCTACTCATGTAAGTATCGGATTTGTTGCAACTGGAGAACCACAGGTACAAGAATTTCAAGCCTTACCTGTTCGGAATGGAATTCTAAATATTGATCCCACTAAAAACGGCCCATTAAAGGTAAACGGAAACTTAGAAATTTGTTCTGGGACTGGAAAGGTAACAAATAAAACTACCGAAACTTACCTTTGTCGTTGTGGTGGTTCTTCTAATAAACCTTATTGCGATGGAACTCATCGTAAGATCAAATTTAAGTCTGAGTGA
- a CDS encoding LIC11966 family surface protein, translating into MKQLLNKTFILFILLGFILTGKIFAKDSASALKHMNELTGPSEQIGKETLAYVQAIAHSKNPSLVENKRRAIIVSVEKAILNANQAVPYDGNSDYKNSVIKYLNTMYTILKEDYGKLVNMQEVSEESYDAMEAYMLAKKKANEKLKEIGDELKEKEKEFASNNNINLIEQQDPTSIKLKKASEVLNYQGIVYLVDFKSYKQEMYLLDALNKNDINGIEQNRSTLQKYSEEGLSELEKIPTYEGDSSLLVACKNTLNFYKMEASEQFPVLTEFLLKKEQFEKYKKAFDLKSAKDRTQEDVDQYNKYVTETNQLADKYNKTNQALNKQRTALIAQWNKANSSFLSKYVPK; encoded by the coding sequence ATGAAACAATTACTTAATAAAACATTCATTCTATTCATACTTTTGGGTTTTATTCTTACCGGAAAAATTTTCGCAAAAGATTCTGCTTCTGCTTTAAAACATATGAATGAGCTCACCGGTCCGAGTGAGCAGATCGGAAAGGAAACTTTGGCCTATGTGCAGGCAATTGCACATAGCAAGAATCCTTCTCTGGTAGAAAATAAAAGAAGAGCGATCATTGTTTCTGTCGAAAAGGCAATCTTAAATGCAAACCAAGCTGTTCCTTATGATGGAAATTCGGATTATAAAAATTCAGTAATAAAATATCTGAATACTATGTATACTATCCTAAAGGAAGATTATGGAAAGTTAGTCAATATGCAGGAAGTTTCAGAAGAATCCTACGATGCGATGGAAGCCTATATGCTTGCCAAGAAGAAGGCCAACGAAAAATTAAAAGAGATTGGAGATGAACTGAAAGAAAAAGAGAAAGAATTTGCCTCTAATAATAATATTAATCTGATAGAGCAACAAGATCCTACAAGTATCAAACTTAAAAAAGCCTCTGAAGTTTTGAACTACCAGGGGATTGTCTACTTGGTTGATTTCAAAAGTTACAAACAAGAAATGTATCTTCTGGATGCTCTAAATAAAAATGATATAAATGGGATTGAGCAAAATCGTTCTACTCTTCAAAAATATTCGGAAGAAGGTCTTTCTGAATTAGAAAAAATTCCTACTTACGAGGGAGACTCCAGCCTTTTAGTTGCCTGTAAAAATACTTTAAATTTCTATAAAATGGAAGCATCTGAACAATTCCCTGTCCTAACAGAGTTTCTACTTAAAAAAGAACAATTTGAAAAATACAAAAAAGCGTTCGATCTAAAAAGTGCAAAGGATAGAACCCAAGAAGATGTGGATCAGTACAATAAATATGTAACTGAAACCAATCAGTTGGCGGATAAATATAATAAAACCAATCAGGCATTGAATAAGCAGAGAACAGCATTGATTGCACAATGGAATAAGGCAAATTCTTCCTTTTTATCTAAATATGTTCCTAAATGA
- a CDS encoding carboxy terminal-processing peptidase, which produces MYFFKFSSLKWTEVAFILLLLSFPVSAQTSPGFGTEKKAKKILSIVAERHYLGKSRIQPSLSEEVKLSFWMSLDSQGFYFLKEDLDLLGRKSFRLDSEEVGQISSFFSNTLSLYKERLKTTLDYLNELEKSNTPLVTKGEFEFYPERKTEYPKDKTDWKDRWARYLRYKILTSKFYSEQFSKKEDFRNNFLSSEKELRKEAIQREKERIKNILEHPDGFDSYLESLFLNVILGKFDPHSSFFSASEKQRFETSLSSKGYSFGIVFDRGFFGDTKIERLIPGSSAWRSEKLNRGDRILEVRFPDDKNRVVSTSDYSPGEMESILSGTKTKKAVFKVRKNDGRILNVFLVQEKIGLEENTISSYLLNGKNKIGYLYLPAFYTEWETEGGGCAQDIAREILKLKRDNIQGLILDLRNNGGGSLEEAIDLAGIFIDQGPLFVQKFSSSELVIIKDTNRGTIYDGPLIILLNGQSASASEFLASALQNYNRALVIGSPSYGKATSQILLPLDENKKGNSDFLKLTTNFYFGVQGMSHQQKGVIPDIPLPDLSDLYGREKDVPEAIRTEQIYKEITYKRLPELELSEIKDGSEDRVDDDPNFSRLGSLSSKLRKKIKSMDKISLDADDFYEEFSELAKFYEDYQAATTRKSNKFSVDTHSFDQGLEKMDSYTKEINLERKTRLEEDLYIDEAYQIMQEYMQIYGRKIKK; this is translated from the coding sequence GTGTACTTTTTCAAATTCTCATCTTTAAAATGGACAGAAGTTGCATTTATACTTCTACTTTTATCCTTCCCAGTTTCGGCACAAACCTCTCCAGGTTTTGGTACGGAGAAGAAGGCCAAAAAAATCCTCTCTATCGTGGCAGAACGTCACTATTTAGGAAAATCCAGAATACAACCCAGTTTATCAGAAGAGGTAAAACTTTCCTTTTGGATGAGCTTAGATTCTCAGGGATTTTATTTTCTTAAAGAAGATTTGGATTTATTAGGAAGAAAGTCCTTTCGACTGGATTCGGAAGAAGTAGGTCAAATTTCTTCCTTTTTTTCAAATACATTAAGTTTGTACAAAGAACGCCTGAAGACCACTTTAGATTATCTAAACGAATTAGAAAAATCAAATACTCCCTTGGTAACTAAAGGGGAGTTTGAATTTTATCCGGAAAGAAAGACCGAATATCCAAAAGATAAAACAGATTGGAAGGATAGATGGGCTCGCTATCTAAGATATAAAATATTAACATCTAAATTTTATTCTGAACAATTCTCTAAAAAAGAGGATTTCCGAAATAATTTTTTGTCCTCTGAAAAAGAACTTAGAAAAGAAGCTATACAAAGAGAAAAAGAAAGGATTAAAAATATACTCGAACATCCTGACGGTTTTGATTCTTATTTGGAATCCTTATTCTTGAATGTTATATTAGGAAAATTCGATCCACATAGTTCCTTTTTCTCCGCATCAGAAAAACAACGTTTTGAAACGTCTCTCTCTTCAAAGGGGTATTCATTCGGGATTGTTTTTGATCGTGGCTTTTTCGGGGACACAAAGATAGAAAGACTGATTCCGGGTAGCTCTGCTTGGAGATCCGAAAAATTGAATCGAGGGGATAGAATTTTAGAAGTTCGATTCCCGGATGATAAAAATCGAGTAGTCTCCACTTCGGATTATTCTCCAGGAGAGATGGAATCCATTCTTTCTGGAACGAAAACCAAAAAAGCAGTGTTTAAAGTAAGAAAGAACGACGGCCGTATCTTGAACGTATTCTTGGTCCAAGAAAAGATAGGTCTGGAAGAAAATACAATTTCTAGTTATCTTTTGAACGGTAAAAATAAGATCGGCTATTTGTATTTACCGGCTTTTTATACTGAATGGGAAACAGAAGGAGGAGGTTGCGCCCAAGACATTGCAAGAGAAATCCTTAAATTAAAAAGAGATAATATTCAAGGGTTGATCCTGGATCTCAGAAATAATGGAGGAGGTTCTTTGGAAGAAGCTATAGATCTTGCAGGGATCTTTATCGACCAAGGGCCATTGTTTGTGCAAAAATTTTCTAGTTCGGAATTAGTCATTATCAAGGATACAAATCGAGGTACTATTTATGATGGACCTCTGATCATTTTATTAAATGGGCAAAGCGCTTCTGCTTCTGAATTTTTAGCTTCCGCTTTGCAAAATTATAATCGGGCTTTGGTGATTGGCAGTCCCAGTTATGGAAAGGCAACTTCTCAAATCCTTCTTCCCTTAGATGAAAATAAAAAAGGAAATTCCGATTTTCTAAAATTGACTACAAATTTTTATTTTGGCGTCCAAGGGATGAGTCACCAACAGAAAGGAGTGATTCCTGATATTCCATTGCCTGATCTTTCTGATCTATATGGAAGGGAAAAGGATGTACCAGAGGCGATCCGAACTGAACAGATCTATAAGGAGATAACATATAAAAGATTACCTGAACTGGAACTTTCCGAAATCAAGGATGGAAGTGAGGACCGGGTCGATGATGATCCCAATTTTTCCAGGTTAGGCTCTCTTTCTTCTAAACTTCGTAAGAAGATAAAGTCTATGGACAAGATTTCCTTGGACGCTGATGATTTTTATGAAGAATTTTCCGAATTAGCAAAATTTTATGAGGACTACCAGGCTGCAACTACTCGGAAATCGAATAAATTTAGCGTAGATACTCATTCCTTCGATCAAGGTCTGGAAAAGATGGATTCTTATACAAAAGAGATCAATTTAGAAAGAAAAACAAGATTGGAGGAGGACCTGTATATTGATGAGGCATATCAAATTATGCAGGAATATATGCAAATCTACGGAAGGAAAATTAAAAAATGA
- a CDS encoding DUF1343 domain-containing protein codes for MKKSKILSDAKSIGMLTNQSAYGWKGDYHFRTIQKEYGLKKLFLPEHGLFAELQDQVSGSGLIYDLGDTQVLNLYGDNEESLTPAEEILSDLDTLIIDIRDVGARYYTFLTTALYAMQAADRLAKKGKVRPRILVSNAKNPAGSKIEGSPLEKKFASFVGVEGTLHRHGLSAAGLLEYYKDTFDLDLELYRLDLYPQKSSEFLWVPPSPNIPAQTTCYVYTGLCLLEGTNLSEGRGTTRPFETFGAPYIDDLDRSLLEKLQEKQKGIFRLRPLKFIPTFHKHAGQVCGGYQILLDKPKKFHSLLFGLLLIRTLREFYPEKFEFLQGPYEFRSDLPAIQLLVGDQFLLDYLEGRRSYSEIHDYLEDTERKWKKLIKNYD; via the coding sequence ATGAAAAAAAGTAAAATTCTCTCGGATGCAAAATCCATTGGAATGCTTACCAACCAAAGCGCGTACGGTTGGAAAGGTGACTATCATTTCCGGACCATCCAAAAAGAATATGGGCTCAAAAAACTATTTTTACCTGAGCATGGTCTTTTTGCAGAGCTGCAAGACCAGGTTTCAGGAAGTGGATTAATCTATGATTTGGGTGACACTCAAGTCCTAAATTTATATGGAGATAATGAGGAAAGTCTTACTCCTGCAGAAGAAATTTTATCCGACTTGGATACTCTGATTATAGATATCAGAGACGTAGGCGCCCGTTATTATACATTTTTAACTACCGCATTGTATGCGATGCAAGCAGCTGATCGACTTGCCAAAAAGGGAAAAGTAAGGCCTCGCATCTTAGTATCGAATGCAAAAAATCCTGCCGGTTCTAAGATAGAGGGTTCTCCCTTAGAAAAAAAATTTGCATCTTTCGTCGGGGTAGAGGGAACACTGCACCGGCATGGTCTCTCTGCAGCCGGCCTTCTCGAATATTATAAAGATACATTTGATTTGGATTTAGAACTCTATCGATTGGATCTGTATCCCCAAAAGAGTTCCGAGTTTTTATGGGTTCCGCCTTCTCCAAATATTCCAGCTCAAACAACATGTTATGTATATACTGGGCTTTGTCTTTTGGAAGGAACAAATCTTTCGGAAGGAAGAGGTACTACTCGTCCATTTGAAACTTTTGGTGCACCTTATATCGATGATCTGGATAGATCACTTCTGGAAAAGCTCCAAGAAAAACAAAAAGGGATTTTTAGACTTAGGCCATTAAAGTTTATTCCTACCTTCCATAAACATGCGGGACAAGTATGTGGAGGTTACCAAATCCTATTAGATAAACCTAAAAAATTTCATAGCTTACTATTCGGTTTATTACTTATACGAACATTAAGAGAATTTTATCCGGAAAAGTTTGAATTCCTACAAGGACCTTACGAATTCAGATCCGATCTGCCTGCGATCCAACTTTTGGTGGGAGACCAGTTTCTTTTGGACTATTTAGAAGGAAGAAGATCTTACTCTGAGATCCATGATTATCTGGAAGATACAGAAAGGAAATGGAAGAAGTTGATAAAAAATTACGATTAA